The Rhinolophus ferrumequinum isolate MPI-CBG mRhiFer1 chromosome 6, mRhiFer1_v1.p, whole genome shotgun sequence genome has a window encoding:
- the RDH12 gene encoding retinol dehydrogenase 12 isoform X1: MLVILGLLASFLSFLYMIAPSIRKFFAGGVCRTTVQLPGKVVVITGANTGIGKETARELARRGARVYIACRDVLKGESAASEIRADTKNSQVLVRKLDLSDTKSIRAFAEGFLAEEKQLHVLINNAGVMMCPYSKTADGFETHLGVNHLGHFLLTHLLLERLKESAPARVVNLSSVVHYVGKIRFHDLQGEKRYSRGFAYCHSKLANVLFTRELAKRLQGTGVTTYAVHPGIVRSQLVRHSFLLCLLWRLFSPFLKSAWEGAQTSLHCALAEGLEPLSGKYFSDCTRTWVSPRARNNKTAERLWNVSCELLGIQWK, from the exons ATGCTGGTTATCTTGGGACTGCTcgcctccttcctttctttcctgtacATGATAGCTCCTTCCATCAG GAAGTTCTTTGCTGGTGGGGTCTGTAGAACAACTGTGCAGCTTCCTGGGAAGGTAGTGGTGATCACCGGAGCCAACACAGGCATTGGCAAGGAGACGGCCAGAGAGCTCGCTCGCAGAG GAGCACGAGTATACATTGCCTGCCGAGATGTACTGAAGGGGGAGTCTGCTGCCAGTGAAATTCGAGCCGATACAAAGAACTCCCAGGTGCTGGTGCGGAAACTGGATCTATCTGATACCAAATCCATCCGGGCCTTTGCTGAGGGCTTTCTGGCAG AGGAAAAGCAGCTCCACGTTCTGATCAACAATGCAGGAGTGATGATGTGTCCATATTCTAAGACGGCTGATGGCTTTGAAACACACCTGGGAGTCAACCACCTGG GCCACTTCCTTCTCACCCACTTGCTCCTGGAGCGGCTGAAGGAATCTGCCCCTGCACGGGTGGTGAACTTGTCATCAGTGGTCCACTACGTTGGCAAGATTCGTTTCCACGACCTCCAGGGTGAGAAGCGCTACAGCCGGGGTTTTGCTTATTGCCACAGCAAGTTGGCCAATGTGCTCTTTACTCGTGAGCTGGCCAAGAGGCTCCAAG GCACGGGGGTCACCACCTACGCGGTGCACCCAGGCATCGTCCGCTCCCAGCTGGTCCGGCACTCGTTCCTGCTGTGCCTGCTCTGGCGGCTCTTCTCCCCCTTCCTCAAGTCGGCATGGGAGGGGGCTCAGACCAGCCTGCACTGCGCCCTGGCTGAGGGCCTGGAGCCTCTGAGCGGCAAATACTTCAG TGACTGCACGAGGACCTGGGTGTCTCCAAGGGCCCGAAATAACAAAACAGCTGAGCGCCTGTGGAATGTCAGCTGTGAGCTTCTAGGAATCCAATGGAAGTAG
- the RDH12 gene encoding retinol dehydrogenase 12 isoform X2, giving the protein MLVILGLLASFLSFLYMIAPSIRKFFAGGVCRTTVQLPGKVVVITGANTGIGKETARELARRGARVYIACRDVLKGESAASEIRADTKNSQVLVRKLDLSDTKSIRAFAEGFLAEEKQLHVLINNAGVMMCPYSKTADGFETHLGVNHLGHFLLTHLLLERLKESAPARVVNLSSVVHYVGKIRFHDLQGTGVTTYAVHPGIVRSQLVRHSFLLCLLWRLFSPFLKSAWEGAQTSLHCALAEGLEPLSGKYFSDCTRTWVSPRARNNKTAERLWNVSCELLGIQWK; this is encoded by the exons ATGCTGGTTATCTTGGGACTGCTcgcctccttcctttctttcctgtacATGATAGCTCCTTCCATCAG GAAGTTCTTTGCTGGTGGGGTCTGTAGAACAACTGTGCAGCTTCCTGGGAAGGTAGTGGTGATCACCGGAGCCAACACAGGCATTGGCAAGGAGACGGCCAGAGAGCTCGCTCGCAGAG GAGCACGAGTATACATTGCCTGCCGAGATGTACTGAAGGGGGAGTCTGCTGCCAGTGAAATTCGAGCCGATACAAAGAACTCCCAGGTGCTGGTGCGGAAACTGGATCTATCTGATACCAAATCCATCCGGGCCTTTGCTGAGGGCTTTCTGGCAG AGGAAAAGCAGCTCCACGTTCTGATCAACAATGCAGGAGTGATGATGTGTCCATATTCTAAGACGGCTGATGGCTTTGAAACACACCTGGGAGTCAACCACCTGG GCCACTTCCTTCTCACCCACTTGCTCCTGGAGCGGCTGAAGGAATCTGCCCCTGCACGGGTGGTGAACTTGTCATCAGTGGTCCACTACGTTGGCAAGATTCGTTTCCACGACCTCCAGG GCACGGGGGTCACCACCTACGCGGTGCACCCAGGCATCGTCCGCTCCCAGCTGGTCCGGCACTCGTTCCTGCTGTGCCTGCTCTGGCGGCTCTTCTCCCCCTTCCTCAAGTCGGCATGGGAGGGGGCTCAGACCAGCCTGCACTGCGCCCTGGCTGAGGGCCTGGAGCCTCTGAGCGGCAAATACTTCAG TGACTGCACGAGGACCTGGGTGTCTCCAAGGGCCCGAAATAACAAAACAGCTGAGCGCCTGTGGAATGTCAGCTGTGAGCTTCTAGGAATCCAATGGAAGTAG